A genomic region of Myxosarcina sp. GI1 contains the following coding sequences:
- a CDS encoding GH116 family glycosyl hydrolase — protein MINPIALPKIPSCAWQRLIGQGWEKPYTVRYASNLDDGPWHGMPLGGFGAGCIGRSPRGDFNLWHLDGGEHIFKTLAACQFSVFERVEGEQPQAYAMCTDAPEDDMLSRWSWYPQNKGTYHALYPRSWFEYQGVFKSQLVCEQFSPIWAENYQETSYPIVNFNWTVHNPTDKPITLSIMLTWQNTVGWFSNAIKSPTVKVRDDGSPEYEYQPKWGDSTGNYNQWIQDNYRVGCLLDRVRPHEEVGEGEGQMAIASVANPSVEVFYFGRWNPHSDGAEVWDYFAADGSLPDKENETPADPGEQIATAIAIRFTVRPGKTKKIPFVLAWDLPVTEFKQGVNYYRRYTDFFGRSGKNAWSMVRTALKHGDWWRENIETWQQPILQREDLPDWFKMALFNELYLLADGGTLWTAATEDYPIGQFGVLECMDYRWYESLDVRLYGSFGLLMLWSRLDKAVLEAFARAIPQGDNTPRIIGYNQAQAIRKAAGATPHDLGAPNEHPWQETNYTSYQDCNQWKDLPSDFVLQVYRDYILTGSKDTNFLWECWDSITQTLAYLKEFDLDNDGIPENSGAPDQTFDDWKLRGISAYCGGLWIAALEAAKEIGEVLIDNPPQNPNLQPDRFPQSIIEKIELYTTWLQQARTIYHDALWNGEYYRLDTESGSDVVMADQLCGQFYARLLGLPDVVEEKYTKSALNKIYDACFLKFHEGEFGAANGVMPDGSPVNPDDTHPLEVWTGINFGLAAFMLQMGMKQEAFKLTETVVEQVYENGLQFRTPEAITAVGTFRASHYLRAMAIWGIYGILCGWE, from the coding sequence ATGATAAATCCGATCGCCCTACCAAAAATACCCTCCTGTGCTTGGCAAAGACTTATCGGTCAAGGATGGGAAAAACCCTATACCGTACGCTACGCAAGTAACTTAGACGATGGACCCTGGCACGGAATGCCTTTGGGAGGCTTTGGTGCTGGCTGTATCGGGCGATCGCCAAGGGGAGATTTTAATCTGTGGCATTTAGACGGCGGCGAACATATCTTTAAAACCCTTGCTGCCTGTCAGTTTAGTGTCTTCGAGAGAGTGGAGGGAGAACAGCCTCAAGCTTATGCCATGTGTACCGACGCACCAGAAGATGATATGCTATCGCGCTGGTCTTGGTATCCCCAAAATAAAGGAACTTATCACGCCCTCTATCCTCGCAGTTGGTTTGAGTACCAGGGCGTATTTAAATCTCAATTAGTTTGCGAACAGTTTTCGCCAATTTGGGCAGAAAATTACCAGGAAACCAGCTATCCCATAGTTAATTTTAACTGGACGGTACACAATCCTACCGATAAACCGATTACCCTTAGTATCATGCTGACCTGGCAAAATACGGTCGGCTGGTTTTCTAACGCCATTAAATCGCCAACGGTAAAGGTAAGAGATGATGGCAGTCCCGAATACGAATATCAGCCAAAATGGGGCGACAGTACGGGAAATTACAATCAGTGGATTCAGGATAACTATCGCGTTGGCTGTTTGCTCGATCGCGTACGTCCTCACGAAGAAGTAGGGGAAGGAGAAGGACAAATGGCGATCGCCTCAGTTGCCAATCCCAGTGTAGAAGTATTTTATTTCGGTCGTTGGAATCCTCATAGCGATGGTGCAGAGGTCTGGGATTATTTTGCCGCTGACGGTTCTTTACCCGACAAAGAAAACGAGACACCTGCCGATCCTGGAGAACAAATTGCTACGGCGATCGCGATTCGCTTTACGGTGCGTCCTGGTAAAACCAAGAAAATTCCCTTTGTCTTGGCGTGGGACTTGCCCGTAACTGAATTCAAGCAAGGAGTAAACTATTATCGTCGCTATACAGACTTTTTCGGGCGATCGGGTAAAAATGCCTGGAGTATGGTTAGAACTGCTTTAAAACACGGTGACTGGTGGCGAGAAAATATTGAAACTTGGCAACAACCCATTTTACAACGAGAAGATCTACCCGACTGGTTTAAGATGGCATTGTTTAACGAACTGTATCTGCTTGCAGACGGTGGAACTCTGTGGACTGCAGCGACAGAAGACTACCCCATCGGGCAGTTTGGCGTTCTAGAATGTATGGATTATCGCTGGTATGAAAGTCTAGACGTGCGCCTGTATGGCTCTTTTGGCTTATTAATGCTGTGGTCGCGTTTGGATAAGGCGGTGTTAGAGGCGTTTGCCAGAGCAATTCCTCAAGGTGACAATACTCCTCGCATCATCGGTTATAACCAGGCTCAAGCCATTAGGAAGGCTGCTGGTGCTACTCCACACGACCTCGGCGCACCCAACGAGCATCCCTGGCAGGAAACTAACTATACCTCCTATCAAGACTGCAATCAGTGGAAAGATTTACCGAGTGATTTTGTCTTGCAGGTATATCGCGATTATATTCTGACTGGCAGTAAAGACACAAATTTCTTGTGGGAATGTTGGGATAGTATTACCCAGACTCTGGCATATTTAAAAGAGTTCGATCTCGACAATGATGGCATACCCGAAAACTCTGGCGCACCCGATCAAACCTTCGACGACTGGAAACTTAGGGGTATTAGTGCCTACTGCGGCGGTTTGTGGATCGCGGCACTAGAAGCAGCCAAAGAAATTGGCGAAGTCTTAATCGATAATCCTCCCCAAAATCCTAACCTACAGCCCGATCGTTTTCCTCAAAGTATCATCGAGAAAATAGAGCTTTATACAACATGGTTGCAACAGGCAAGAACTATCTACCACGATGCTCTCTGGAACGGCGAATACTACCGACTCGATACCGAAAGCGGTTCAGATGTAGTAATGGCAGATCAGCTATGCGGACAGTTTTACGCTCGTTTATTGGGTTTACCAGACGTAGTTGAAGAAAAATATACCAAGTCTGCACTAAACAAAATCTACGATGCTTGCTTCCTTAAATTTCACGAAGGGGAATTTGGTGCGGCTAATGGTGTTATGCCCGATGGTAGTCCTGTGAACCCAGATGATACACATCCTTTGGAAGTCTGGACGGGGATTAATTTTGGTTTGGCGGCTTTTATGCTGCAAATGGGCATGAAACAAGAAGCATTTAAACTAACAGAAACCGTAGTCGAACAAGTATATGAAAACGGCTTGCAGTTCCGTACCCCAGAAGCCATCACTGCCGTCGGAACTTTCCGCGCTTCGCACTATTTAAGAGCAATGGCTATTTGGGGAATTTACGGGATTTTATGTGGGTGGGAATAG
- a CDS encoding PIN domain-containing protein produces the protein MSKVATCCSVKVLINLLAQLIAIAKCDDETQWRKAVEIIDRAESCFICNVVLCEIFWVLKGKPYKYSSAEIMRTLELILQSPKFEFENKSVIYQAISLARQGTADFAAYLIGAINHHYKGDRTVTFDRQLKTVKRFEVLK, from the coding sequence TTGAGTAAAGTTGCTACTTGTTGCAGTGTAAAAGTATTAATTAATTTATTAGCGCAGTTAATTGCGATCGCTAAATGCGACGATGAAACACAATGGCGAAAAGCGGTAGAAATTATCGATCGCGCAGAATCTTGTTTTATCTGTAATGTAGTGTTGTGCGAAATATTTTGGGTTTTAAAAGGTAAACCCTATAAATATTCTTCAGCAGAAATTATGAGGACTCTAGAACTAATATTGCAAAGCCCTAAATTTGAATTTGAGAACAAATCAGTTATCTATCAAGCTATTAGTCTTGCCAGGCAAGGAACAGCCGACTTTGCCGCTTATCTCATCGGTGCAATAAATCACCACTATAAAGGCGATCGCACCGTTACTTTCGATCGCCAGTTAAAAACCGTCAAAAGATTTGAGGTTTTAAAGTAG
- the modB gene encoding molybdate ABC transporter permease subunit — protein MTDLTPIWISLKTATTATIITFFLGIMAARWMLGYRGKAKGIIEGLLTAPLVLPPTVVGFLLLLLLGKNGFIGQILDYFGITVIFSWYATVIASTVVAFPLMYKTALGAFEQIDSNLLACARTLGATEWSVFWRIMLPLAKPGLIAGTLLAFARALGEFGATLMLAGSIPGKTETIPIAIFLASESGAMDRALLLVVIMLTISLGVITAVNYGTEGNRARVKGKRLKDKKNSIERLMKRAIAKSIARPNISNRERIDYPLPKYSIELIVEIQKQLPGFLLDVSFQADRTPLGLLGASGAGKTLILRCIAGLETPDRGRIVLNDRVLFDSAKGIDLPSRDRACGILFQNYALFPHLTVAENIAFGMPSGRSYRELKQEVERQLIAVDLPSIGDRHPVELSGGQQQRVALARAKASEPEIMLLDEPFSALDTYLRDKQEKMLRNNLIRFRGVTLFITHNLEEAYRVCPNLTVVDRGQAIASGTKQNIFEHPGNFRTAQVTGCKNFSRAVAISEHRIKAIDWDCELEVIETIPPTLDYIGIRAHQLIFPDSEEPNTFSCWLATISETQHRMTLYLKLNRPANNPEDYHLQAEVFKKKWLDLKERPLPWKIQLHPLRIMPLEN, from the coding sequence ATGACTGACCTAACTCCAATTTGGATTTCCCTCAAAACTGCCACTACTGCCACGATAATTACCTTTTTTCTAGGCATTATGGCAGCGCGGTGGATGCTGGGCTATCGGGGTAAAGCTAAGGGAATAATTGAAGGCTTGCTTACCGCTCCTCTGGTACTCCCTCCAACGGTGGTAGGTTTTCTGTTGTTGCTGTTATTAGGTAAAAACGGATTTATCGGTCAAATACTAGATTACTTTGGCATTACGGTTATTTTCTCTTGGTACGCTACCGTCATCGCTTCGACGGTGGTAGCTTTTCCCTTAATGTACAAAACTGCTTTAGGAGCCTTCGAGCAAATTGACAGTAATTTGCTTGCCTGTGCCAGAACTCTGGGAGCTACAGAATGGAGTGTTTTCTGGCGCATTATGCTGCCCTTAGCCAAACCAGGATTAATTGCTGGTACTTTACTAGCTTTTGCGCGGGCTTTGGGTGAATTTGGCGCGACTTTAATGTTGGCTGGTTCGATTCCTGGTAAAACTGAAACTATTCCCATCGCTATCTTCTTAGCATCGGAAAGTGGAGCGATGGATCGAGCGTTATTGCTGGTAGTTATTATGCTGACAATTTCTCTGGGAGTGATAACGGCAGTTAATTATGGTACGGAAGGTAATAGGGCAAGGGTTAAAGGTAAAAGGTTAAAGGATAAGAAGAATAGTATCGAGCGGCTAATGAAGAGGGCGATCGCCAAATCGATCGCCCGTCCCAATATTAGCAACCGTGAAAGAATTGACTATCCTTTACCAAAATATTCCATTGAATTAATTGTCGAGATTCAAAAACAGCTACCTGGGTTTTTATTAGATGTTTCGTTTCAAGCAGATCGAACGCCATTAGGATTGCTAGGGGCTTCTGGAGCAGGAAAAACCCTGATTTTACGCTGTATTGCTGGCTTAGAAACTCCCGATCGAGGACGCATCGTTTTAAACGACAGGGTCTTATTTGATTCGGCTAAAGGGATCGATTTACCGTCACGCGATCGCGCATGTGGTATTTTGTTTCAAAATTATGCCCTATTTCCGCATTTAACTGTTGCTGAAAATATTGCTTTTGGTATGCCTTCAGGTAGATCTTATCGAGAACTAAAACAAGAGGTAGAACGACAATTAATTGCCGTAGACTTACCGAGTATTGGCGATCGCCATCCAGTAGAACTTTCAGGAGGACAGCAACAACGGGTAGCGTTAGCTAGAGCAAAAGCAAGCGAACCAGAAATAATGCTTTTAGATGAACCTTTTTCCGCTTTAGATACTTATTTGCGCGATAAACAGGAAAAAATGCTCAGAAATAACCTAATTCGCTTTCGAGGAGTAACTCTGTTTATCACTCATAACTTAGAAGAAGCCTATCGAGTATGCCCAAATTTGACGGTAGTAGATCGAGGACAAGCCATCGCTAGCGGTACCAAACAAAATATTTTCGAGCATCCTGGCAACTTTAGAACCGCTCAAGTAACTGGCTGTAAAAACTTTTCTCGCGCCGTGGCAATTAGCGAACACCGAATTAAGGCGATCGACTGGGATTGCGAACTCGAGGTAATTGAGACAATACCACCTACTTTGGATTATATTGGCATTCGCGCCCATCAATTAATTTTTCCCGACAGTGAAGAACCAAATACTTTTTCTTGTTGGTTGGCAACTATCAGCGAGACGCAACACCGTATGACTTTATATCTTAAGTTAAATCGACCTGCTAATAATCCCGAAGACTATCATCTACAGGCGGAAGTTTTCAAGAAAAAGTGGCTGGATTTAAAAGAGCGTCCCTTACCTTGGAAAATTCAACTCCATCCACTAAGAATTATGCCATTAGAGAATTAA
- the typA gene encoding translational GTPase TypA — translation MSLPIRNIAIIAHVDHGKTTLVDALLKQSGIFREGEEVPDCVMDSNDLERERGITILSKNTAVSYKDTLINIVDTPGHADFGGEVERILGMVDGCVLIVDANEGPMPQTRFVLKKALEKGLRPIVVVNKIDRPNVHPDLAVDKVFDLFVELGADDDQCDFTTLYASGLQGYVKEDVDEEGVDMQPLFEAILHHVPPPAGDVDKSLQIQVTTLDYSDYLGRIAIGRIHNGVIKAGQQAALIKEDGKIVKTKISKLMGFEGLARVELEEATAGNIVAVAGFTDANIGETITCPDEPQALPLIKVDEPTLQMTFSVNNSPFAGQEGKFVTSRQLRDRLYRELETNVALRVEDGGSAEQFLVSGRGELHLGILIETMRREGYEFQVSQPQVIYREINGEPCEPYEYLVLDVPEEAVGSCIERLGQRKGEMRDMQANVGRTQLEFVIPARGLIGFRGDFVRLTRGEGIMNHSFLEYRSFSGELETRNSGVIIAFEEGLATFYALKNAEDRGIFFITPGTRVYKGMIVGEHNRAQDLDLNVCKTKQLTNHRAASGDELVQLQAPTEMSLERALEYIGADELVEVTPESIRLRKVQTKKLAKR, via the coding sequence ATGTCTCTTCCCATTCGCAATATTGCTATCATTGCTCACGTCGATCACGGTAAAACTACGTTAGTCGATGCTCTTCTCAAACAGTCGGGTATTTTTCGCGAAGGAGAAGAAGTACCAGATTGTGTTATGGACTCTAACGACCTCGAACGAGAACGGGGTATTACCATTCTTTCTAAAAACACTGCGGTAAGCTACAAAGATACTTTAATTAACATTGTCGATACTCCAGGACACGCCGACTTTGGCGGAGAAGTAGAGCGCATTTTGGGTATGGTTGATGGTTGCGTTCTAATCGTCGATGCCAACGAAGGACCGATGCCCCAGACGCGATTCGTGCTTAAAAAAGCTTTGGAAAAAGGTTTGCGTCCGATTGTAGTAGTTAACAAAATAGATCGCCCTAACGTCCATCCAGATTTGGCAGTAGATAAAGTATTCGATCTGTTTGTAGAATTAGGTGCAGATGACGATCAGTGCGACTTTACTACTTTATACGCTTCTGGCTTGCAGGGTTATGTCAAGGAAGATGTTGATGAAGAAGGCGTAGACATGCAGCCTTTATTTGAAGCAATTTTACACCACGTTCCACCACCAGCGGGAGATGTAGATAAATCCTTACAAATACAGGTAACTACTTTAGATTACTCCGATTATTTAGGCAGAATTGCGATCGGTAGAATTCATAATGGTGTGATTAAGGCAGGGCAGCAAGCTGCATTAATCAAAGAAGATGGCAAAATTGTCAAAACTAAAATTAGTAAGTTGATGGGTTTTGAAGGACTTGCTCGCGTCGAACTAGAAGAAGCGACCGCAGGTAACATTGTAGCGGTAGCAGGATTTACCGATGCCAATATTGGCGAAACTATTACCTGTCCAGACGAACCTCAAGCCTTACCTTTAATTAAGGTAGACGAACCTACTTTACAAATGACCTTCTCGGTCAACAACTCGCCCTTTGCAGGACAAGAAGGAAAATTTGTTACTTCCAGACAGTTGCGCGATCGCCTGTATCGAGAACTAGAAACTAATGTAGCCTTAAGAGTTGAAGATGGTGGTTCTGCCGAACAATTTTTAGTTTCTGGTCGGGGCGAACTCCACTTAGGTATCTTAATCGAAACCATGCGTCGTGAAGGCTATGAGTTTCAGGTTTCCCAACCCCAGGTAATCTATCGCGAAATTAATGGCGAACCATGCGAACCTTATGAATATTTAGTGTTAGACGTTCCCGAAGAAGCTGTAGGTAGCTGTATCGAACGCCTCGGACAGCGTAAGGGAGAAATGCGCGATATGCAGGCAAATGTAGGACGTACTCAGCTAGAGTTTGTCATTCCCGCTCGTGGTTTGATTGGTTTTCGTGGTGACTTTGTGCGTCTGACTCGCGGCGAAGGCATTATGAATCACAGTTTCCTTGAATACCGTTCTTTCTCTGGAGAACTAGAAACTCGCAACAGCGGCGTAATTATTGCTTTTGAAGAAGGCTTGGCAACTTTCTACGCTCTTAAAAATGCTGAAGATCGCGGTATCTTCTTTATTACTCCAGGAACTAGAGTCTATAAAGGTATGATTGTTGGCGAACACAATCGCGCTCAAGACTTAGATCTAAATGTCTGCAAAACTAAACAGCTAACCAACCACCGCGCTGCTAGTGGCGATGAATTGGTACAGCTACAGGCACCTACAGAAATGAGCTTGGAAAGAGCTTTAGAGTATATTGGTGCAGACGAACTGGTAGAAGTAACGCCCGAATCAATTCGCTTACGGAAAGTACAGACTAAAAAGCTGGCTAAAAGATAA
- a CDS encoding catalase produces MNNNNEVLTNAAGIPIENNEVSKSVGKQGPLLLEDYTLLEKMAHFNRERIPERVVHAIGAGAYGTFTVTDDITQYTKAKLFSEVGKQTEVFARFSTVAKSKGGSDIYRDLRGFALKFYTEDGNWDMVGNNTPIFFVRDPMKFMDFIRSQKEHPKEHWRHDRMWWDFWSLSPESIHQVLWLMGDRGAPMGWRHMNGYGSHTFSFINEANERIWVKFHFTTDQGNKFFTEEQWMQMQGVEPRWATKDLYQAIEEGNYPSWTMHIQLMTDEQAQNFQWNPFDLTKVWPHGDFPLHKVGKFELNRNPENYFAEVEQAAFSPGNVVPGISWSPDRMLQARIMSYADTHRYRLGVNYDTIPVNKPHATKANTPYRDGFMRVDDNNGGRTNYHPTHDEYPEADKRAEDPAYHVSGMAARIELDEEDHYDQARMYYDMLNAEEKARLYHNIAGSLGKCEQQIIDDQMKLFRNVSPELAEKVQQEMAQSEPPKPEPKPATV; encoded by the coding sequence TTGAATAATAATAACGAAGTTTTAACTAACGCAGCAGGAATTCCTATTGAAAACAATGAAGTTTCTAAATCCGTTGGCAAACAGGGACCTTTACTGTTAGAAGACTACACGCTTCTGGAAAAAATGGCTCACTTTAACCGCGAGCGCATTCCAGAACGAGTAGTTCATGCAATAGGTGCTGGAGCCTACGGTACGTTTACCGTTACCGACGACATCACTCAATATACCAAAGCCAAGCTTTTTTCCGAAGTCGGCAAACAAACCGAAGTATTTGCCCGTTTCTCTACTGTTGCTAAGTCGAAAGGTGGTTCTGATATTTATCGCGACCTGAGAGGGTTTGCGCTTAAATTTTACACCGAAGACGGCAATTGGGATATGGTAGGCAATAATACGCCAATTTTCTTTGTTCGCGATCCAATGAAGTTTATGGACTTTATCCGTTCGCAAAAAGAACATCCTAAAGAACACTGGCGACACGATCGCATGTGGTGGGATTTTTGGTCGCTATCACCTGAAAGTATACACCAAGTTCTCTGGCTGATGGGCGATCGCGGCGCACCGATGGGCTGGCGACATATGAACGGCTATGGTAGCCACACTTTTAGCTTTATTAATGAAGCTAACGAACGTATTTGGGTTAAATTTCACTTTACTACCGACCAGGGCAATAAATTCTTCACTGAAGAACAGTGGATGCAAATGCAGGGTGTAGAACCCCGATGGGCAACTAAGGATTTATACCAGGCGATCGAAGAAGGCAACTATCCTTCCTGGACGATGCACATTCAGCTTATGACCGACGAACAAGCACAAAACTTTCAGTGGAATCCTTTCGATCTTACTAAAGTTTGGCCTCATGGTGATTTTCCTCTGCACAAAGTTGGTAAATTTGAACTAAATCGCAACCCTGAAAACTACTTTGCCGAAGTAGAACAGGCAGCATTTTCTCCTGGTAATGTAGTTCCTGGTATCTCTTGGTCGCCAGACCGCATGTTACAGGCGCGGATTATGTCCTATGCCGATACCCACCGCTATCGCCTGGGCGTAAACTACGACACGATTCCTGTCAACAAACCTCATGCTACTAAAGCTAATACTCCCTATCGCGATGGCTTTATGCGGGTAGACGACAACAACGGCGGACGGACTAATTATCATCCCACTCATGATGAATATCCCGAAGCAGACAAACGCGCTGAAGATCCTGCATATCATGTATCGGGTATGGCAGCCAGAATCGAGTTAGACGAAGAAGATCATTACGATCAGGCTCGTATGTATTACGATATGCTAAATGCTGAAGAAAAAGCACGTCTGTATCATAATATTGCTGGTAGTCTTGGTAAATGCGAACAACAAATTATCGACGACCAAATGAAGTTGTTCCGCAATGTTTCTCCAGAACTAGCAGAGAAAGTACAGCAAGAGATGGCTCAAAGCGAACCACCCAAACCAGAACCAAAACCTGCAACTGTTTAA